Proteins from a genomic interval of Paenibacillus lentus:
- a CDS encoding 3D domain-containing protein: MLKQLRFRKLAMGLKTAVIAVGLMGALNAMPAYADSVHTAKDGDTFYLLAKQYGVNLDKLMKANPSIEAKNIYEGLKITIPGQSVQVFSAPEKKVDALSSLKVFSADRVVQAWGKTFNYKSTIHVKATAYSAAASENGKWGPVDYYGNPLKLGTIAVDPKIIPMGTKVLVTGHNHPDLPKNAFVATAMDQGGAIKGNRIDIFIPASPQKVSQFGFQDVKLYVLD; the protein is encoded by the coding sequence ATGTTAAAACAGCTTAGATTTCGTAAATTGGCGATGGGATTGAAGACAGCAGTGATAGCAGTGGGATTAATGGGAGCGCTGAACGCCATGCCAGCTTACGCGGATTCAGTACATACGGCAAAGGACGGAGATACATTTTATCTCTTGGCCAAGCAGTACGGAGTCAATTTGGACAAGCTTATGAAAGCGAATCCGAGCATTGAGGCAAAAAATATTTATGAAGGATTGAAGATTACGATTCCGGGTCAAAGCGTGCAGGTATTTTCTGCTCCAGAGAAAAAAGTGGATGCGCTTTCTTCGCTGAAAGTATTTTCAGCGGATCGGGTTGTTCAAGCCTGGGGGAAAACGTTCAATTACAAGTCTACTATTCATGTAAAGGCTACGGCTTACTCCGCTGCGGCGAGCGAGAACGGAAAATGGGGGCCTGTTGACTATTACGGCAATCCATTGAAACTCGGTACGATTGCTGTGGACCCCAAAATTATTCCGATGGGTACAAAGGTGTTAGTCACCGGTCATAACCATCCTGATTTACCGAAAAATGCGTTTGTCGCTACGGCGATGGATCAAGGCGGCGCGATTAAAGGTAATCGCATCGATATATTTATTCCGGCCAGTCCACAGAAAGTAAGTCAGTTCGGCTTTCAGGATGTGAAGCTATACGTTTTGGATTAA
- a CDS encoding polysaccharide deacetylase family protein, whose protein sequence is MFNSIKAPLVLAICMALHMGMASVSATPVPSHDTTSSEQSVATEARPMTLGELHSKYSETFKFSGPHVKQIALTFDDVPDPRFTPKVLDILKQHGVKATFFVVGNRAKKHPELLKRIHREGHIVGNHSYSHPLFKKKSALDFKNEIRRAEKIIEKIVGYKPRFIRPPYGEINEEQLKWAKQQGYKIINWNVDSLDWKALDKEKVKHNVLSAVGPGAIVLQHAGGGVGSNLSGTVEALPDIIRILRNRGYCFVTISELLHQEKAL, encoded by the coding sequence ATGTTTAATTCCATCAAAGCGCCGCTTGTCCTTGCTATCTGCATGGCGCTTCATATGGGAATGGCCTCCGTTTCCGCCACTCCCGTACCATCCCATGATACCACCTCCTCCGAACAATCTGTTGCCACAGAAGCTAGACCTATGACACTTGGAGAGCTGCACAGCAAATATTCTGAAACCTTCAAATTCAGCGGCCCGCATGTGAAGCAAATCGCCCTGACCTTCGATGATGTGCCAGATCCCCGCTTCACCCCAAAAGTGTTGGATATATTAAAGCAGCATGGAGTTAAAGCGACCTTTTTCGTCGTGGGTAATCGAGCGAAGAAGCATCCCGAACTACTGAAAAGAATTCACCGGGAAGGGCATATCGTCGGCAATCATTCCTACAGCCATCCTTTATTCAAGAAGAAGTCTGCGCTAGATTTTAAAAATGAAATCAGGCGAGCCGAGAAGATAATTGAGAAGATTGTCGGCTACAAGCCTCGCTTCATCCGCCCTCCTTACGGGGAAATCAACGAAGAGCAGCTAAAATGGGCTAAGCAACAAGGCTACAAAATTATCAACTGGAACGTTGATTCCTTGGATTGGAAGGCGCTCGATAAAGAAAAAGTTAAACATAACGTGCTCAGCGCGGTCGGGCCAGGGGCTATCGTTCTACAGCACGCTGGTGGCGGCGTGGGATCTAACTTGTCGGGAACAGTCGAAGCTTTGCCCGACATTATCCGCATTCTGCGAAATCGGGGATACTGTTTCGTCACTATTTCCGAGCTCCTACATCAAGAGAAAGCTTTATGA
- a CDS encoding amino acid ABC transporter ATP-binding protein, with translation MITVKDLHKKFGQLHILKGIDLEIKRGEVVVVIGPSGSGKSTFLRCLNRLEEPTSGEIIFEGELITEKRHNINKTREKMGMVFQHFNLFPHKTVLDNILMAPMKVKKQNKTEAQAKALELLRKVGLEDKSAAYPSQLSGGQKQRIAIARALAMEPHVMLFDEPTSALDPEMVGEVLEVMKGLALGGMTMVIVTHEMGFAREVGDRILFMDQGVVIEHGTPQQVFGSPRNQRTQDFLSKVL, from the coding sequence GTGATAACCGTTAAGGATTTGCATAAAAAATTCGGTCAATTGCATATTTTGAAAGGCATTGATCTGGAAATTAAACGCGGCGAGGTTGTCGTCGTCATTGGACCGAGCGGGTCGGGTAAAAGTACATTTCTTCGCTGTTTGAACCGGCTTGAAGAGCCGACCAGCGGCGAAATTATTTTTGAGGGCGAGCTTATTACAGAGAAACGCCACAATATCAACAAGACCCGTGAAAAGATGGGGATGGTGTTCCAACATTTTAATTTGTTCCCTCATAAGACGGTATTGGACAACATTTTAATGGCTCCGATGAAGGTCAAGAAACAGAACAAGACTGAGGCTCAGGCCAAAGCGCTAGAGCTGCTGCGAAAGGTGGGCTTGGAAGACAAGAGTGCTGCTTATCCATCCCAACTGTCGGGCGGTCAGAAGCAGCGTATTGCGATAGCCCGTGCCTTAGCGATGGAGCCTCATGTGATGCTGTTTGATGAACCGACGTCAGCTTTAGATCCCGAGATGGTGGGGGAGGTACTTGAAGTCATGAAGGGATTGGCCTTAGGCGGAATGACGATGGTCATCGTCACTCACGAAATGGGTTTTGCCCGAGAGGTAGGCGATCGTATTCTGTTTATGGATCAGGGTGTCGTCATCGAGCACGGCACCCCGCAGCAGGTGTTCGGTTCGCCTCGCAACCAGCGAACGCAAGATTTCTTAAGTAAAGTGCTATAA
- the glgA gene encoding glycogen synthase GlgA — protein sequence MKVLFAAAEVAPFIKTGGLADVIGALPKALRQAGHDVRVVLPKYRDMSAAYSDLLKHWGAVEVPVGWRRQYGGIEHLLWEEIPVYFIDNEYYFGRDGVYGHWDDGERFAFLNRAVLEILPAIEFAPDILHCHDWHTAMIPLLLKEHFSHDPYYAGIRTVFTIHNLLYQGLFPSEVLGDLLSLPHTYYTPDAVEYNGAVSFMKAGLVFSNHVTTVSPTYAEEIKTPYYGYGMDGLLRSLGDRLSGIVNGVDTDLYNPATDKALVVTYKSSRLKKQENKIALQEELGLPISSSIPLVAMVTRLVEPKGLDLVIRILDEWLQSDEVQFVILGTGDRAYEDWFREAVYRHPEKLSAQIKFSDALSRRIYAGSDLFLMPSKFEPCGISQLLALRYGSIPVVRETGGLNDTVKSYNEKTGEGNGFTFTNFNAHDLLHTLRRGIKYYHQPEHWKQLMRNAFAGDYSWGASAKRYIDIYERLDAQTSS from the coding sequence ATGAAAGTGCTGTTTGCTGCGGCGGAAGTAGCACCGTTCATCAAAACAGGCGGTCTGGCCGATGTCATAGGAGCACTGCCTAAAGCATTGCGTCAGGCGGGGCACGATGTTCGGGTCGTGTTGCCGAAGTACCGGGATATGTCCGCTGCATACAGTGACCTCCTTAAGCACTGGGGGGCGGTTGAAGTTCCCGTCGGCTGGCGTCGACAATATGGTGGCATTGAACACTTACTGTGGGAGGAGATCCCGGTTTATTTTATCGATAATGAATATTACTTTGGTAGAGACGGGGTATATGGCCATTGGGACGACGGGGAAAGATTTGCGTTCCTAAACCGGGCCGTGTTGGAAATATTGCCAGCCATTGAATTCGCGCCGGACATTCTGCATTGTCATGATTGGCATACCGCCATGATTCCGCTGCTGCTGAAGGAGCATTTCAGCCATGATCCTTACTACGCTGGCATTCGTACCGTATTCACCATACACAATTTGTTGTATCAAGGATTGTTTCCCTCTGAAGTGCTTGGTGACCTGTTGAGTTTGCCGCACACTTATTATACGCCGGATGCTGTTGAATATAACGGTGCTGTAAGTTTTATGAAAGCAGGCTTGGTGTTTTCAAACCATGTTACAACAGTAAGCCCGACCTATGCGGAAGAGATCAAGACCCCGTATTATGGATATGGAATGGATGGTCTGCTTCGGTCTCTTGGTGATCGGTTATCCGGTATTGTTAACGGTGTGGACACGGATTTGTATAACCCTGCGACCGACAAAGCGCTTGTGGTTACTTATAAATCAAGCAGATTAAAAAAACAGGAGAACAAGATTGCCTTGCAAGAGGAACTAGGCTTGCCGATTTCATCAAGCATCCCTCTCGTGGCTATGGTGACGCGCTTAGTTGAACCGAAAGGGCTTGACCTAGTTATACGCATTCTTGATGAGTGGCTGCAGAGTGACGAGGTTCAATTCGTTATCCTCGGCACAGGCGACCGCGCATACGAAGACTGGTTTAGAGAAGCGGTGTATCGTCATCCCGAGAAGCTGTCCGCACAAATCAAGTTCAGTGATGCGCTGTCAAGACGAATCTATGCAGGCAGTGACTTGTTTCTGATGCCGTCTAAATTCGAGCCTTGCGGGATTAGCCAGCTTTTGGCGCTACGGTATGGCAGTATTCCTGTCGTCAGGGAAACAGGAGGTTTGAACGATACCGTGAAATCTTACAATGAGAAGACAGGCGAGGGGAATGGCTTCACATTTACCAACTTCAATGCGCATGATTTATTACATACGCTGCGTCGAGGGATAAAGTATTATCATCAGCCAGAGCATTGGAAACAACTGATGCGTAATGCTTTTGCCGGAGATTATAGCTGGGGGGCTTCCGCTAAACGGTATATTGATATTTACGAGCGGTTAGACGCACAAACTTCATCATGA
- a CDS encoding alpha-glycosidase, with translation MLLEALYHVPRDKWAYAYNPSTIHLRVRTKRDDVEQVFAMTGDKYDWQATYQELAMEKAAHDAMFDYWELAVKPKYKRLSYAFKLMAGSETVYMQDSGIGYDPPTPPGELYEFPYIHEIDVFKVPEWAKQAVFYQIMPERFANGDPSNDPEHTEPWGGIPKSDNYFGGDLQGILDHLDDLSDLGINAIYFTPLFTSPSNHKYDTVDYKNVDPQFGDNDLLKQLVNACHERGIRVVLDAVFNHCSELFPPFQDVLKYGQNSKYIDWFHINEFPASIKNGVPTYDTFGFFGNMPKFNTANPDVKAYLLGVAEYWIKEINLDGWRLDVANEVDHHFWRDFRQIVKKANPEAYIIGEVWSDSLNWLLGDQFDSVMNYPFADKVLTFFNGGIDGYSFSNDMGALIMRYPQQTNEVIFNMLCSHDTPRLLTSVGNDKRKLKLCVVFLFTYIGTPCIFYGDEVGLSGNGDPDCRKCMIWDPDKQDRELYDFYKLMIALRKKHNALREGRFRFLHADSHDPCIIYERIDEKGHFTIWMNNTEKKRTLSHPMNTNDWCDALTGERVMPDKGTMNISLDSYGYRILFRKIK, from the coding sequence ATGCTACTTGAAGCTTTATACCACGTGCCTCGAGATAAGTGGGCATATGCTTATAATCCATCGACCATTCATCTGCGTGTGCGCACCAAACGGGATGACGTAGAGCAAGTATTTGCCATGACCGGGGATAAGTATGACTGGCAAGCGACTTATCAAGAACTTGCAATGGAAAAAGCAGCCCATGACGCAATGTTCGATTACTGGGAGCTTGCCGTAAAACCTAAGTACAAGCGGCTCTCCTATGCCTTTAAATTGATGGCTGGTAGTGAAACCGTGTATATGCAGGACAGTGGAATCGGATATGATCCTCCCACGCCGCCAGGAGAATTATACGAGTTCCCCTACATTCATGAAATCGATGTGTTCAAAGTGCCTGAATGGGCTAAACAGGCTGTGTTTTATCAAATCATGCCCGAGCGTTTCGCCAACGGCGATCCCTCCAATGATCCCGAGCATACCGAGCCCTGGGGCGGCATTCCAAAATCCGATAATTATTTCGGGGGCGATCTTCAGGGAATCCTCGATCATCTCGACGATTTATCTGACCTTGGAATTAACGCGATCTATTTCACACCGCTCTTCACCTCCCCTTCCAATCATAAATACGATACGGTCGATTATAAGAACGTCGACCCTCAGTTTGGGGATAACGATCTCTTAAAGCAGCTTGTTAACGCCTGTCACGAAAGAGGAATACGTGTTGTCCTCGATGCTGTGTTTAATCATTGTAGCGAGCTGTTTCCTCCATTTCAGGATGTACTAAAGTATGGTCAAAATTCGAAATATATCGATTGGTTTCATATCAACGAATTTCCAGCATCAATCAAAAACGGCGTACCCACATACGACACTTTTGGTTTTTTTGGCAATATGCCCAAATTCAACACCGCAAATCCCGATGTGAAGGCGTATCTACTAGGTGTCGCCGAATACTGGATCAAAGAAATTAATCTTGACGGATGGCGCCTGGATGTTGCCAATGAAGTGGATCATCACTTCTGGCGCGATTTCCGACAAATTGTAAAAAAAGCGAACCCAGAAGCCTATATTATCGGCGAGGTATGGAGCGATTCCTTGAATTGGCTGCTTGGCGATCAGTTCGATTCCGTGATGAATTATCCCTTTGCGGATAAGGTGCTTACTTTCTTCAATGGCGGTATAGACGGCTATAGCTTCTCTAATGATATGGGCGCTCTGATTATGCGATATCCCCAGCAAACCAACGAAGTTATCTTCAACATGCTGTGCAGTCATGATACGCCAAGGCTGCTCACCAGCGTTGGCAACGATAAGCGCAAATTGAAGCTTTGTGTGGTATTTCTATTTACGTATATCGGCACACCTTGTATTTTCTATGGAGATGAAGTCGGTTTATCCGGAAACGGAGACCCGGATTGCCGGAAATGCATGATCTGGGATCCGGATAAACAAGATCGTGAGCTGTATGATTTTTATAAATTGATGATTGCTCTGCGTAAGAAACACAACGCTTTACGTGAAGGACGGTTCCGCTTTTTGCATGCAGACAGCCATGATCCGTGCATCATATACGAGCGAATAGACGAAAAGGGCCATTTTACCATTTGGATGAACAATACGGAGAAGAAGCGCACGCTATCACATCCTATGAATACGAATGATTGGTGTGACGCTCTGACAGGTGAGCGTGTCATGCCAGATAAAGGAACCATGAATATTAGCTTAGACTCTTACGGTTATCGCATATTATTTCGCAAGATAAAATAG
- the glgB gene encoding 1,4-alpha-glucan branching protein GlgB codes for MLSSEQSSKQIISENDIYLFHEGTLYRSYYTFGAQLKVEDGRAGVRFTVWAPNALRVGVASDWNQWSGQNDLLYKIPESGIWTRFFPGVDEGTFYKYEITAPNGDIFLKADPYAFHAELRPATASVVKSLSGYSWNDGHWRRRNRVPFRRPLNIYEIHFGTWKQKKDGSFFTYREMADELIPYVVKMGYTHIEIMPLAEHPYDLSWGYQATGYYAPTSRYGEPADLMYFVDCCHQAGIGVLLDWVPGHFTKDAHGLRMFDGTPLFEYADPLLAEKPGWGTLSFDFSKPEVRSFLISNALYWMDVFHFDGLRVDAVTSMIRLDFEKKSGEYRLNDQGGIENFDAIRFLQQLNHTVFRYYPHALMMAEESSAWPLVTAPITDSGLGFNYKWNMGWMNDTLEYIEKPFWERPNHHNLLTFPICYAYSENFILPFSHDEVVHGKKSLLDKNPGEYEEKFAGLRLLLGYQLTSPGKKLQFMGGEFGQFIEWKDQDQLDWFLLKYDSHRQMLGYTAALNKLYLQERALWELDHSYEGYQWINPHDAEQSVICYLRKGKKAGDTLLVIINFQAVWRSEYRVGVPKPGEYQLIFNSDDAAFGGNGVIQEQTLASVKIPWHEQSHSLVMDMAPLSMTIWKKTVKRQAASTKMKRRTRE; via the coding sequence TTGTTATCATCAGAACAGTCGTCCAAACAGATTATTTCTGAAAACGATATTTACTTGTTTCATGAAGGTACACTCTATCGCAGTTATTACACGTTCGGTGCCCAACTGAAGGTTGAGGATGGCCGAGCGGGTGTCAGATTTACCGTATGGGCGCCTAATGCGTTGCGTGTTGGTGTAGCGTCTGATTGGAATCAATGGAGTGGTCAAAACGATTTATTATATAAGATACCCGAATCGGGAATTTGGACTCGCTTTTTCCCAGGAGTTGACGAAGGAACTTTTTACAAGTACGAAATTACAGCTCCAAATGGGGACATATTTCTCAAGGCCGACCCCTATGCTTTTCATGCAGAACTGCGACCTGCTACTGCTTCAGTTGTTAAGTCGCTGTCCGGTTATTCATGGAATGATGGCCACTGGAGAAGAAGGAATAGAGTGCCCTTTCGGAGGCCTTTGAACATTTATGAGATCCATTTCGGCACCTGGAAGCAAAAAAAGGATGGCAGTTTTTTCACCTATCGGGAAATGGCCGATGAATTGATCCCTTATGTTGTTAAAATGGGTTATACCCATATCGAGATTATGCCGCTGGCCGAGCATCCTTATGATTTATCATGGGGTTATCAAGCTACCGGTTATTATGCTCCGACGAGCAGATATGGCGAGCCTGCGGATTTAATGTATTTTGTGGACTGTTGTCATCAGGCAGGTATCGGCGTTTTGCTTGACTGGGTACCTGGTCATTTCACAAAGGATGCGCATGGCCTGCGTATGTTCGATGGAACGCCTTTGTTTGAATACGCTGATCCACTGCTGGCTGAGAAGCCGGGCTGGGGTACGCTTAGCTTTGATTTTTCCAAGCCGGAAGTGCGTTCTTTTCTAATATCTAATGCCTTATATTGGATGGATGTTTTTCATTTTGACGGGCTCCGTGTGGATGCGGTCACAAGTATGATCCGTCTGGATTTTGAGAAGAAATCTGGCGAGTATCGGCTAAATGATCAAGGCGGCATCGAAAATTTCGATGCAATTCGATTCCTCCAACAGCTTAATCACACGGTATTCCGATACTACCCGCATGCCTTGATGATGGCTGAGGAATCGAGTGCCTGGCCTCTCGTAACGGCTCCTATAACGGACAGCGGTTTAGGATTTAATTATAAATGGAATATGGGTTGGATGAACGATACGCTGGAATACATCGAGAAACCATTCTGGGAACGGCCGAATCATCATAATTTACTGACCTTTCCCATATGCTACGCTTATTCTGAGAATTTCATACTGCCTTTTTCACATGATGAAGTAGTGCATGGCAAGAAATCATTGCTTGACAAAAATCCTGGAGAATATGAGGAGAAATTCGCGGGTCTGCGACTGTTGCTTGGTTATCAACTTACTTCTCCGGGAAAGAAGCTGCAATTTATGGGCGGAGAATTTGGACAATTCATTGAATGGAAGGATCAAGATCAGTTGGATTGGTTTCTCCTGAAATATGATTCCCATAGGCAAATGCTCGGGTATACAGCGGCGCTGAATAAGTTGTATTTACAAGAGCGAGCGCTGTGGGAGTTGGATCATAGTTATGAAGGATATCAGTGGATTAACCCACATGATGCAGAGCAAAGCGTGATTTGCTATTTGCGAAAAGGCAAGAAAGCCGGAGATACGCTTCTAGTTATCATTAATTTTCAGGCTGTCTGGCGATCGGAGTATCGCGTAGGCGTTCCAAAGCCTGGGGAATACCAGCTTATATTCAACAGTGACGACGCGGCTTTTGGCGGAAATGGAGTGATCCAGGAACAAACTTTAGCTTCCGTAAAGATACCTTGGCATGAGCAGTCACACAGTCTTGTCATGGACATGGCTCCGCTCAGTATGACGATTTGGAAGAAGACGGTGAAGCGACAAGCTGCTTCGACGAAGATGAAAAGGAGGACGAGAGAATGA
- a CDS encoding dihydroorotate dehydrogenase electron transfer subunit, whose amino-acid sequence MAEVIANVEVAPNIFRLKAAGAFSGRMGQFYMVRAWDRYPLLSRPLSIFDLNESGIEFLYQVTGEGTRLLSALRPGDELQLEGPFGNGFPEVQAGARIALVGGGIGIAPLHYALRNYRGSDVYLGFSQNPYLTENFEAATTGKVLVNVGGIVLEQVDFHAYDTIISCGPEPMLKAVQRKKLETKSEADVYVSLENRMACGIGACLVCSVKCLDKRRKACADGPVFLAEEVVFE is encoded by the coding sequence ATGGCGGAAGTTATAGCAAATGTAGAAGTAGCCCCGAACATATTCAGACTCAAGGCAGCAGGAGCGTTTTCGGGACGGATGGGGCAGTTTTACATGGTTCGGGCGTGGGACAGATATCCGCTGCTCTCCAGGCCACTTAGCATTTTTGATCTAAACGAATCCGGCATAGAGTTTCTATACCAAGTGACAGGAGAAGGGACAAGGCTCCTCAGCGCTTTACGGCCCGGAGACGAGCTTCAGCTGGAAGGTCCGTTTGGAAATGGATTTCCGGAGGTTCAGGCTGGGGCTAGAATAGCCTTGGTGGGCGGTGGAATCGGGATTGCTCCACTTCATTATGCGCTGCGTAATTATCGCGGCTCTGATGTATATTTGGGATTTAGCCAAAATCCCTACTTGACGGAGAATTTTGAAGCTGCTACGACTGGCAAAGTGCTTGTGAACGTGGGCGGTATCGTGCTAGAGCAGGTTGATTTTCACGCCTATGACACGATTATTTCCTGTGGACCGGAACCCATGCTTAAGGCGGTACAGCGCAAGAAATTGGAAACCAAAAGCGAGGCCGATGTCTATGTTTCCCTGGAGAATCGGATGGCTTGTGGTATTGGGGCTTGCCTTGTGTGCAGCGTAAAATGCCTGGATAAGCGGCGAAAGGCATGTGCGGATGGTCCGGTGTTTCTGGCTGAGGAGGTGGTATTCGAATGA
- a CDS encoding glucose-1-phosphate adenylyltransferase produces the protein MNKKNCIAMLLAGGEGRRLSPLTSKQAKPAVPFGSKYRIIDFPLSNCVNSGIDTIGVLTQYEAESLHQHIGDGEAWGLPRTENGGIALLPSYGTGHTGNEEYVGTADAIYKNIEYVDRFSPDNVLILSGDHIYHMDYREMLNSHMSQGATATISVMPVPWEEAHRFGVMSIDEQHRIIEFAEKPERPASNLASMGIYLFKWDFLKQHLIEDAGDPHSSHDFGKDIIPKMLAGYNPLHAYKFQGYWRDVGTVQSLWDAHMDLLNGNSEWALLDDKWPMYTREIRTKLNSVKARHAEVKLSMVHDCCTVEGCAEHSVIFGGSVIGRYTIIKDSIVMPNVEIGRNVIIERAIIGEGAIIKDGAIIKGTANEILVIGPNETVLAKPAVRTQPSRILKEVYDSTPRLRAEGLSS, from the coding sequence ATGAACAAAAAGAATTGCATTGCCATGCTGTTGGCCGGAGGGGAAGGCCGGAGATTATCTCCTCTCACGTCCAAACAGGCAAAGCCGGCAGTGCCATTTGGTAGCAAATACCGTATTATCGATTTTCCTCTCAGCAATTGCGTAAATTCAGGAATCGATACGATCGGTGTTCTGACACAATACGAAGCAGAATCACTCCATCAGCATATCGGAGATGGTGAAGCCTGGGGTTTACCCCGAACAGAGAACGGCGGAATTGCTTTGCTTCCTTCTTATGGCACAGGCCATACGGGAAATGAGGAATATGTGGGTACCGCCGATGCCATCTATAAAAACATCGAGTATGTAGATCGGTTTTCTCCTGACAATGTCCTTATTTTGTCCGGTGACCATATTTATCATATGGATTACCGCGAGATGTTAAATTCCCATATGAGCCAGGGGGCGACGGCCACCATTTCCGTGATGCCGGTCCCTTGGGAGGAAGCACACCGCTTTGGTGTCATGTCCATTGACGAACAACATCGGATCATTGAATTTGCTGAGAAGCCGGAGCGACCAGCAAGCAATTTGGCTTCTATGGGGATCTACTTGTTCAAATGGGATTTTCTTAAGCAACATTTAATTGAAGATGCGGGCGATCCCCATTCCAGTCATGATTTTGGCAAAGACATCATTCCCAAGATGCTTGCGGGCTACAATCCGCTGCATGCTTACAAGTTTCAAGGCTACTGGCGCGACGTCGGTACCGTACAAAGTTTATGGGACGCGCACATGGATCTTCTGAACGGGAACAGCGAATGGGCATTATTAGACGATAAATGGCCTATGTACACCCGTGAAATACGGACGAAGCTGAACTCCGTCAAGGCACGACATGCCGAGGTCAAATTATCCATGGTGCATGATTGCTGCACGGTAGAAGGCTGCGCTGAGCACTCCGTTATTTTTGGCGGATCCGTCATTGGTCGTTATACAATAATCAAAGACAGTATTGTGATGCCAAACGTAGAAATAGGCCGAAACGTTATCATCGAGCGGGCGATCATTGGCGAAGGAGCCATCATCAAAGATGGAGCAATTATCAAAGGGACAGCCAACGAAATCCTCGTGATCGGCCCAAATGAGACGGTGCTGGCAAAACCTGCCGTCCGTACCCAGCCTTCCCGCATACTCAAGGAAGTATACGACAGCACGCCTCGTCTTCGTGCGGAAGGATTATCATCTTAG
- a CDS encoding transporter substrate-binding domain-containing protein produces MKKRGILLMAVLLLTTVLAACGQDKAAKNSSQGAGTEETKKLILGLSADFPPYEFHIKNENGEDEIVGFDVEIAKEIAKDMGAELEIKDMVFSSLLNELGSGRVDIVISGLSPSPDRAESIEMSQIYYNAKQAVVAREADKDKYATLESLEGLKIGVQKSSIQEDIAKEIPGAKLTSLAKISDIIMQLNSGRVDVAIIEGPVAESFVKNVEGIAITDAVPVTEDEGYVVGIKKGNIELLDQVNTTLDRLIQDGSIEKFVKEASELSIR; encoded by the coding sequence ATGAAAAAACGGGGTATATTATTAATGGCAGTGCTGCTGTTAACTACTGTATTGGCAGCTTGTGGCCAGGATAAGGCAGCAAAGAATAGTTCGCAAGGTGCGGGAACGGAGGAGACCAAAAAGCTAATTCTCGGATTGAGCGCTGATTTCCCGCCTTATGAGTTTCATATCAAAAACGAAAACGGCGAAGATGAGATCGTTGGCTTCGACGTAGAAATCGCCAAAGAGATTGCAAAGGATATGGGTGCGGAGTTGGAAATCAAGGATATGGTTTTCTCTTCCTTATTGAATGAGCTTGGAAGCGGTCGTGTGGATATCGTTATCTCTGGACTGAGCCCATCTCCTGACCGTGCTGAATCCATCGAGATGTCGCAAATTTATTATAATGCCAAGCAGGCTGTCGTTGCTCGTGAAGCCGACAAGGATAAATACGCAACACTTGAATCGCTGGAAGGCTTAAAGATCGGCGTACAGAAGAGCTCCATTCAGGAGGATATTGCTAAAGAAATTCCCGGCGCGAAACTGACCTCCCTGGCTAAAATTTCCGATATCATTATGCAGCTGAATTCTGGTCGCGTAGATGTTGCAATTATTGAAGGGCCTGTAGCTGAGTCGTTCGTGAAAAACGTTGAGGGAATCGCCATTACAGACGCTGTGCCTGTAACCGAGGATGAAGGTTATGTGGTAGGAATTAAAAAAGGAAACATAGAGCTGCTTGACCAAGTAAATACCACCTTGGATCGTCTAATCCAGGATGGCAGCATTGAGAAATTCGTAAAAGAAGCTAGTGAACTGTCCATTCGATAA